In Trichoderma atroviride chromosome 2, complete sequence, one DNA window encodes the following:
- a CDS encoding uncharacterized protein (EggNog:ENOG41) has translation MQHYSAPMPQIAFDPSEEDERGFACPFFQRDPPSFGHGKWKICAHHSWKEYHRVREHVYRKHMLPSNHCDRCFEDLRDAESLLLHRGQLQCEQKAFRYVTDSQVSQLRVQMKRGTEEFEKWKNMYRILFPEDTSIPSPYKEVPSDRTDEFRAWAAEIEGIRNASSLDVRTQIQQIMSVAKKAIREVCSQSSGVQHDFQDTTSGDVMAAAYSGTIDMSSTCTPDLGPLGEYMSLSADLIDASQLSGVSASMFGDQDDSASHTLDSSYAMDTDLMGIGEFPY, from the exons GTTTTTCCAAAGAGATCCACCAAGCTTTGGGCATGGCAAATGGAAAATATGCGCACATCACTCATGGAAAGAGTATCATAGGGTCAG AGAACATGTATACCGCAAGCATATGCTTCCAAGCAATCATTGCGACAGATGCTTCGAAGATCTCAGAGACGCTGAAtcgttgctgctgcaccgTGGCCAACTACAGTGCGAACAAAAAGCGTTTCGATATGTGACAGACAGTCAGGTCTCTCAGCTAAGAGTACAGATGAAACGAGGGACTGAGGAGTTTGAAAAATGGAAAAACATGTATCGCATACTATTTCCTGAAGATACAAGCATTCCTAGCCCCT ATAAAGAGGTGCCGTCTGACCGCACCGACGAATTCAGAGCCTGGGCTGCAGAAATCGAAGGCATTCGCAATGCTTCGTCTTTGGATGTCCGTACGCAAATACAGCAAATCATGAGTGTCGCCAAAAAAGCAATACGTGAGGTATGCAGCCAATCTTCAGGAGTCCAGCATGACTTCCAAGACACGACCAGTGGAGACGTTATGGCCGCTGCATACAGTGGGACAATTGATATGtcatctacatgtactccCGACCTTGGCCCATTGGGGGAGTACATGAGTCTATCCGCGGATCTCATAGACGCCAGCCAACTATCCGGAGTTTCAGCTTCGATGTTTGGCGACCAAGACGACTCTGCATCTCATACATTGGATTCATCTTATGCCATGGATACTGATTTAATGGGAATCGGAGAATTCCCATACTAG